The following coding sequences are from one Natrarchaeobaculum sulfurireducens window:
- a CDS encoding methylenetetrahydrofolate reductase: MSSEIQSTTTAAGVVTLLEEPRFELMPFESMDEQLDHLPEGAEVAITTSPTLGLEATVDWTERASDRGFEVVPHIAARYVRDTAHLEAVAERLVDAGVTDIFVPGGDREEPAGEFTSASDLLSTLEALEYEFDEVGITGYPEGHAFLDDETLAEAMAEKEPYATYIVTQLCYDPEAIVTWIDEIRDRGVDLPVEVGIPGVMKYQRLLTISKKVGVGDSVRFLKKTSGILGFVRELVGSRGTYVPDELIEELAPYAADPHYDLRGIHVYAFNQVPDLESWRSKTLTQHR; encoded by the coding sequence ATGTCATCCGAAATACAGTCGACCACGACCGCAGCAGGCGTCGTTACGCTGCTCGAGGAGCCACGCTTCGAGCTGATGCCGTTCGAGAGCATGGACGAGCAACTGGACCACCTCCCCGAGGGTGCAGAGGTCGCGATCACCACCTCGCCGACGCTCGGCCTCGAGGCGACCGTCGACTGGACCGAGCGGGCGAGCGACCGCGGCTTCGAGGTCGTCCCGCACATCGCCGCTCGCTACGTCCGCGATACAGCGCACCTCGAGGCGGTCGCGGAGCGACTCGTCGACGCTGGCGTCACCGACATCTTCGTCCCCGGCGGCGACCGCGAAGAGCCCGCCGGCGAGTTTACGTCGGCGTCCGACCTGCTCTCGACGCTCGAAGCGCTCGAGTACGAGTTCGACGAAGTCGGGATCACCGGTTATCCTGAGGGGCACGCCTTCCTCGACGACGAGACGCTCGCCGAGGCGATGGCAGAAAAAGAGCCGTACGCGACCTACATCGTCACGCAGCTGTGTTACGACCCCGAGGCCATCGTTACGTGGATCGACGAGATCCGTGACCGCGGGGTCGATCTGCCGGTCGAAGTCGGCATTCCCGGCGTGATGAAGTACCAGCGACTGTTGACCATCTCGAAGAAAGTCGGCGTCGGCGACTCGGTTCGCTTTCTCAAAAAGACCAGCGGTATCCTCGGCTTCGTCCGCGAACTCGTCGGTTCACGCGGGACGTACGTCCCCGACGAACTCATCGAAGAACTCGCGCCGTACGCCGCCGACCCCCACTACGACCTCCGGGGCATCCACGTCTACGCGTTCAACCAGGTGCCCGACCTCGAATCGTGGCGATCGAAGACGCTGACCCAGCATCGGTGA
- a CDS encoding aminomethyltransferase family protein, with protein MSGNEPPQTESQDHPNYPSVDQSDRVLPRNLRQSGDPGIEMLVSTRVRKSPFFHKSFVENGAWRATVYNRVYHPRGMLEPEEGGMMEEYDALVNHVTLWDVAVERQIRVKGPDAEALTNYVITRDATEIEPMHGKYVILCNEDGGILNDPVLLRPGEDEFWFSISDSTLMQWLQGVNVGMDFDVEIDEIDVAPVQIQGPKSVDVMVDLVGEEVDEIPYYGLMEAEIDGVAVLVSQTGFSGEKGFEIYVKDASKNAERVWDPAIESVRAHGGMQVAPAHHRRIAAGILSWGQDMDHETSPFQVNLAYQVPDDKDADYIGKEALERQKAQIDEGEYPFVHKMVGLKMAGEPVRDYAPDFWLISDPDTGEECGYVTSPWHNPELETNLALGFVPAEKLDGNPMEVYDGDIETEFQVHLPEEYAEEPGEPVYAKVSEVPFKPSVNPSAREQAKLNAGKEASD; from the coding sequence ATGTCTGGCAACGAACCGCCACAGACGGAGAGTCAGGACCACCCGAACTATCCGAGCGTCGACCAGTCCGACCGGGTACTGCCGCGAAACCTGCGGCAGTCCGGCGATCCCGGAATCGAGATGCTCGTCTCGACTCGAGTGCGAAAATCACCGTTTTTCCACAAGTCGTTCGTCGAGAACGGTGCCTGGCGAGCAACGGTGTACAACCGAGTCTACCACCCACGCGGGATGTTAGAGCCCGAGGAGGGCGGGATGATGGAGGAGTACGACGCACTCGTCAATCACGTCACCCTGTGGGACGTCGCCGTCGAGCGACAGATCCGCGTCAAAGGCCCGGACGCTGAGGCGCTGACGAACTACGTCATCACCCGTGATGCAACCGAGATCGAACCGATGCACGGCAAGTACGTCATCCTCTGTAACGAGGATGGCGGCATCCTCAACGATCCCGTCCTGTTGCGGCCGGGCGAGGACGAGTTCTGGTTCTCGATCTCGGATTCGACGCTCATGCAGTGGCTTCAGGGCGTCAACGTCGGGATGGACTTCGACGTCGAGATCGACGAGATCGACGTCGCCCCGGTCCAGATCCAGGGGCCCAAATCCGTCGACGTGATGGTCGACCTCGTCGGCGAAGAAGTCGACGAGATCCCCTACTACGGTCTGATGGAAGCAGAGATCGATGGCGTGGCGGTGTTAGTGAGCCAGACCGGCTTCTCGGGCGAAAAAGGCTTCGAGATCTACGTCAAAGATGCCTCGAAGAACGCCGAGCGCGTTTGGGACCCCGCCATCGAGTCCGTCCGTGCCCACGGCGGCATGCAGGTCGCCCCGGCCCACCACCGACGCATCGCCGCCGGCATCCTCTCGTGGGGGCAGGATATGGACCACGAAACCTCGCCGTTCCAGGTCAACCTCGCCTACCAGGTGCCCGACGACAAAGACGCCGACTACATCGGGAAAGAAGCACTCGAGCGCCAGAAAGCCCAGATCGACGAGGGCGAGTACCCGTTCGTCCACAAGATGGTCGGACTCAAGATGGCCGGCGAGCCGGTCCGTGACTACGCACCGGACTTCTGGCTCATCTCCGACCCCGACACCGGCGAGGAGTGTGGCTACGTCACCTCGCCGTGGCACAACCCCGAACTCGAGACGAACCTCGCACTCGGGTTCGTGCCGGCCGAAAAACTCGACGGCAACCCGATGGAGGTCTACGACGGCGACATCGAGACCGAATTCCAGGTCCACCTGCCAGAGGAGTACGCAGAAGAGCCTGGCGAGCCGGTGTACGCCAAGGTCTCTGAGGTGCCGTTCAAGCCGTCGGTCAACCCGAGCGCCCGCGAACAAGCCAAACTCAACGCCGGAAAAGAGGCCTCGGACTGA